From a single Phalacrocorax aristotelis chromosome 1, bGulAri2.1, whole genome shotgun sequence genomic region:
- the IRAK4 gene encoding interleukin-1 receptor-associated kinase 4 isoform X2, whose protein sequence is MRDQNQLEMVDVSIQDLKQQFDQEIKMMAKCQHENLVELLGFSSDGAQPCLVYEYMPNGSLLDRLACLNDTPPISWNTRCKIVQGTANGINFLHENNHIHRDIKSANILLTDTYMPKISDFGLARASVTFTRTIMTERIVGTAAYMAPEALRGEITPKSDIFSFGVVLLEVITGLPPVDEKREPQLLLSIKDEIEDEEATIEDYVDEKMSDWDVPSVHKLYSIAHQCLNEKKNRRPDIKRVQQHLQEIKT, encoded by the exons atgCGCGACCAGAATCAGCTGGAG ATGGTTGATGTTAGTATTCAGGACTTGAAACAGCAATTtgatcaagaaataaaaatgatggcAAA GTGTCAACATGAGAATCTAGTAGAACTACTTGGTTTCTCAAGTGATGGTGCTCAGCCATGTCTGGTGTATGAATACATGCCCAACGGTTCATTGCTTGACAGACTTGCTTGTCTG AATGACACTCCACCAATTTCTTGGAATACAAGATGTAAAATTGTTCAAGGTACAGCAAATGGCATCAACTTTCTGCATGAAAATAATCATATTCACAGAGATATTAAGAG tgCAAATATCTTACTAACTGATACATATATGCCCAAAATTTCTGACTTTGGACTTGCAAGGGCATCTGTAACATTCACACGAACAATCATGACTGAAAGAATTGTTGGAACAGCAGCCTATATGGCGCCTGAAGCTCTGCGAGGAGAGATAACACCTAAATCGGACATCTTCAGTTTTGGAGTA gtCTTACTAGAAGTAATAACAGGTCTTCCTCCAGTAGATGAAAAGCGAGAGCCACAGTTACTG TTAAGTATCAAAGATGAAATTGAGGATGAGGAAGCAACTATTGAGGATTACGTTGATGAAAAAATGAGTGACTGGGATGTACCTTCAGTTCATAAACTGTATTCAATTGCTCATCAGTGtctgaatgagaaaaaaaacagaaggccGGACATCAAGAGG GTCCAACAGCACCTACAAGAGATAAAAACTTGA
- the IRAK4 gene encoding interleukin-1 receptor-associated kinase 4 isoform X1, giving the protein MSKPVTSSTYVRCISYGLMRQLADFMDPQEGWKKLAVDITNPSGESRYNQMHIRRFEAFVQMGRSPTCELLYDWGTTNCTVGDLVDLLIRNQFLAPASLLLPEAVRMAQEVTLPLSSQETLPIHEKQLPIQEKEVASVKPVLAQSTEKQHSAPPCLSQENSSSQSSNTDFHNFWFHDLESVTNNFDARPESAGGNKLGEGGFGIVFKGYINGRNVAVKKLVAMVDVSIQDLKQQFDQEIKMMAKCQHENLVELLGFSSDGAQPCLVYEYMPNGSLLDRLACLNDTPPISWNTRCKIVQGTANGINFLHENNHIHRDIKSANILLTDTYMPKISDFGLARASVTFTRTIMTERIVGTAAYMAPEALRGEITPKSDIFSFGVVLLEVITGLPPVDEKREPQLLLSIKDEIEDEEATIEDYVDEKMSDWDVPSVHKLYSIAHQCLNEKKNRRPDIKRVQQHLQEIKT; this is encoded by the exons ATGAGCAAGCCCGTAACGAGCTCAACGTACGTCCGCTGCATTAGCTACGGGCTCATGAGGCAGCTGGCAGACTTCATGGATCCGCAAGAAGGGTGGAAGAAATTAGCCGTTGATATAACCAACCCCTCCGGTGAAAGCAGATACAACCAAATGCATATAAG GAGATTTGAGGCATTTGTACAAATGGGAAGGAGCCCCACGTGTGAATTACTTTATGACTGGGGAACGACAAACTGTACAGTTGGTGATCTTGTGGATCTGCTGATCAGGAATCAATTCTTAGCACCAGCAAGCCTTTTGCTTCCAG AAGCTGTAAGGATGGCACAAGAAGTTACATTACctctttcttcacaggaaaCTTTGCCTATACATGAGAAACAACTGCCtatacaggaaaaagaagtggCATCTGTAAAGCCTGTTTTAGCTCAGAGTACTGAGAAGCAACATTCAGCTCCTCCCTGTTTAAGTCAAGAAAATAGCAGTTCACAGTCTAGTAACACAG ATTTTCATAATTTTTGGTTTCACGACTTGGAAAGTGttacaaataattttgatgCGCGACCAGAATCAGCTGGAGGTAATAAACTGGGAGAAGGTGGCTTTGGCATTGTGTTCAAAGGCTACATCAATGGCAGAAATGTGGCTGTCAAGAAGCTCGTTGCT ATGGTTGATGTTAGTATTCAGGACTTGAAACAGCAATTtgatcaagaaataaaaatgatggcAAA GTGTCAACATGAGAATCTAGTAGAACTACTTGGTTTCTCAAGTGATGGTGCTCAGCCATGTCTGGTGTATGAATACATGCCCAACGGTTCATTGCTTGACAGACTTGCTTGTCTG AATGACACTCCACCAATTTCTTGGAATACAAGATGTAAAATTGTTCAAGGTACAGCAAATGGCATCAACTTTCTGCATGAAAATAATCATATTCACAGAGATATTAAGAG tgCAAATATCTTACTAACTGATACATATATGCCCAAAATTTCTGACTTTGGACTTGCAAGGGCATCTGTAACATTCACACGAACAATCATGACTGAAAGAATTGTTGGAACAGCAGCCTATATGGCGCCTGAAGCTCTGCGAGGAGAGATAACACCTAAATCGGACATCTTCAGTTTTGGAGTA gtCTTACTAGAAGTAATAACAGGTCTTCCTCCAGTAGATGAAAAGCGAGAGCCACAGTTACTG TTAAGTATCAAAGATGAAATTGAGGATGAGGAAGCAACTATTGAGGATTACGTTGATGAAAAAATGAGTGACTGGGATGTACCTTCAGTTCATAAACTGTATTCAATTGCTCATCAGTGtctgaatgagaaaaaaaacagaaggccGGACATCAAGAGG GTCCAACAGCACCTACAAGAGATAAAAACTTGA
- the PUS7L gene encoding pseudouridylate synthase PUS7L isoform X2 — protein MLPSFSYVTDHPGFRGTIKNSPSDFIVTEIEMPERLLSDARAESLQKTSEAPLEQSNPCLQQPKKLRKEPPGPFAKGCHGGAPSPSECDPRRAGGRCSASPNKNQPEAEPGMKPGLEEASRLESLLGKPMSELLNKFACDLKDAWGLENNADAGAREISLGQVLDKKNRADLHSAVRQKFPFLVTATKDNEMIVKGNADYRELGRLVTEKETSDFFKFLDAKLENSTFSFEPDGNKEHRKVVHHFINRKFGKLLETKSFTVTDANDQPNMSIMVRFREKSCSRKRSAGSFQEKQDLYTAFTLQKENLETLEAIGFLAAELGVLPSDFSYTGIKDKKAITYQPMVVKKVTPERLKEIGSKVGKKGMKIHNIHSVCQHLRLGQLKGNHFDIVVRDLKHHSHDSSADLKGRISEAVESVKTKGFVNYYGPQRFGQGQNVQTDQIGLALLNEKMVKAMKLFFTPEDTDDPVNDAKRYFLQTEDAKGALVMLPEFKVREKMLLRALNRYGVNHEGCTKGWLNIPHSMRIFYVHAYCSKIWNEAASYRLKIYGSKVVEGDLVFSEENDENISLNDKVVLPMVGHSIKYPSNKVGQWYRERLSKDELQMCKFRVSPLQLNIPGCYRPILKNVQNLSYFLEGSEKGIEIEDNHLNESKVSLHISFDLDPSCYATVCLREIMKCDF, from the exons ATGCTGCCTTCCTTCAGTTACGTGACTGATCACCCCGGCTTCCGCGGTACTATCAAAAACTCGCCGAGTGACTTCATAGTGACAGAAATCGAGATGCCCGAACGCTTACTTAGTGACGCCCGGGCAGAATCGCTTCAGAAAACCAGCGAAGCACCGCTGGAGCAAAGTAACCCCTGCTTGCAGCAACCCAAAAAGCTGAGAAAGGAGCCTCCCGGCCCCTTCGCCAAGGGCTGTCATGGTGGTGCGCCCAGTCCTTCGGAGTGTGACCCAAGGCGGGCAGGAGGCCGCTGTTCTGCATCCCCTAACAAAAACCAGCCCGAGGCTGAACCTGGCATGAAGCCTGGCCTCGAGGAAGCCAGTAGGTTGGAGTCCTTACTGGGCAAACCCATGAGCGAACTGCTTAATAAATTTGCTTGTGATCTGAAGGATGCGTGGGGCTTGGAAAACAATGCCGATGCTGGCGCTAGGGAGATCTCGCTGGGACAGGTACTTGACAAGAAAAACCGAGCTGATCTACACAGTGCTGTTAGGCAGAAATTCCCCTTTCTAGTCACTGCTACGAAAGACAATGAAATGATTGTAAAAGGAAATGCTGACTACAGAGAACTTGGTCGGTTGGtgactgaaaaggaaacaagtgatttctttaaatttttagaTGCAAAGCTAGAAaattctacattttcttttgagcCTGATGGAAACAAAGAGCACAGAAAAGTAGTTCACCATTTTATTAATAGAAAATTTGGAAAACTTCTAGAAACAAAGTCTTTTACTGTGACAGATGCCAATGATCAGCCAAATATGTCAATAATGGTACGATTTCGAGAAAAAAGTTGTTCCAGAAAAAGGTCTGCTGGTAgcttccaggaaaaacaagatCTTTATACAg CTTTCacccttcagaaagaaaatctagaAACACTAGAAGCAATTGGCTTCTTGGCTGCTGAACTTGGTGTTCTTCCTTCAGACTTCAGTTACACTGGGATCAAAGATAAGAAGGCTATTACTTACCAGCCTATGGTTGTGAAGAAGGTGACTCCTGAGAG GTTGAAAGAAATTGGAAGCAAAGTGGGAAAAAAGGGCATGAAAATACACAACATACATTCAGTGTGCCAGCACCTGAGACTTGGTCAGCTGAAGGGCAATCACTTTGATATAGTTGTGAGAGATCTCAAACACCACAGTCATGATTCTTCTGCAGATTTGAAAGGGAGGATATCTGAAGCAGTGGAAAGCGTTAAG ACAAAAGGTTTTGTAAATTACTATGGACCTCAGCGATTTGGGCAAGGACAGAATGTTCAGACAGATCAAATAGGATTGGCTTTACTGAatgaaaaaatg GTGAAAGCTATGAAGTTATTCTTCACACCCGAAGATACTGATGACCCTGTAAACGACGCAAAAAGATACTTTCTTCAAACTG AAGATGCAAAGGGTGCGCTTGTGATGCTGCCAGAATTTAAAGTGAGAGAGAAGATGTTGCTACGAGCTTTAAATCGCTATGGTGTAAATCATGAAGGTTGTACCAAAGGATGGCTCAATATTCCTCATTCCATGCGCATATTCTATGTCCATGCTTATTGCAGTAAAATTTGGAATGAAGCAGCATCATATAGGCTGAAGATCTATGGTTCAAAAGTTGTTGAGGGTGATCTtgttttctcagaagaaaatgatGAAAACATTTCCCTGAATGACAAG gttGTTCTTCCAATGGTGGGACATAGTATCAAGTATCCCAGTAATAAAGTTGGGCAATGGTACCGTGAAAGGCTTTCTAAGGATGAGCTACAGATGTGCAAATTCAGAGTGTCTCCATTACAGCTGAATATACCTGGATGCTACAGacccattttgaaaaatgttcagAATCTATCATATTTTTTGGAAGGTAGTGAAAAAGGAATTGAAATTGAAGACAACCATCTGAATGAATCAAAAGTCTCTCTTCATATATCATTTGATCTTGATCCTTCATGTTATGCAACAGTCTGTCTgagagaaataatgaaatgtgaCTTTTAA
- the TWF1 gene encoding twinfilin-1 isoform X1 — translation MSHQTGIQASGSVKDTFVGARNGQYRLLKIVIDNEQLVVGSSRRPAGSWEKDYDAFVLPLLEDKQPCYILYRLDSQNAQGYEWIFIAWSPDHSPVRQKMLYAATRATLKKEFGGGHIKDEVFGTVQDDVSLNGYKKYLVSQSSPAPLTAAEEELRQIKINEVQTDVGVDTKHQTLQGVAFPIAKEAVQALEKLKNKKLNYVQLQIDMKNETIILANTLHTELKDLPKRIPKDAARYHFFLYKHAHEGDYLESIVFIYSMPGYTCSIRERMLYSSCKSPLLEIVEGQLWMQIIRKIEIDNGDELTADFLYEEVHPKQHAHKQSFAKPKGPAGKRGIRRLIRGPAETETPSD, via the exons ctagTGGAAGTGTGAAAGACACCTTTGTTGGAGCCAGAAATGGACAatacaggcttttaaaaatagtcatTGACAACG AGCAGCTTGTTGTGGGATCCTCTAGGAGGCCAGCTGGATCATGGGAAAAGGATTATGATGCCTTTGTCCTTCCCCTTCTTGAAGACAAGCAACCATGTTATATCTTATACAGATTAGATTCTCAGAACGCTCAAGGATATGAATGGATCTTCATTGCATGGTCACCTGATCACTCTCCT GTTCGTCAAAAAATGTTGTATGCAGCAACCAGAGCAACACTTAAGAAAGAATTTGGAGGTGGTCATATTAAGGATGAAGTATTTGGAACGGTGCag GATGATGTTTCGCTGAATggatataaaaaatatttggtatCACAGTCCTCCCCTGCGCCTCTGactgcagcagaagaggaacTTCGACAAATTAAGATTAATGAG GTGCAGACGGACGTTGGTGTAGATACCAAGCATCAAACATTGCAAGGAGTAGCATTCCCTATTGCTAAAGAAGCTGTTCAGGCTTTggagaaattgaaaaataagaaactgaATTATGTACAACTG CAAATtgatatgaaaaatgaaactattaTTTTGGCCAACACACTTCATACTGAACTTAAGGACTTGCCAAAAAGAATTCCAAAGGATGCTGCGCGCTACCACTTTTTCCTGTACAAGCATGCCCATGAAGGAGACTATCTGGAATCCATAG ttttcaTCTACTCTATGCCAGGGTATACCTGCAGTATACGAGAACGAATGCTATACTCTAGTTGCAAAAGTCCACTGTTAGAAATTGTGGAAGGACAGTTGTGGATGCAGATAATTAGAAAG attgAAATAGATAATGGTGATGAGTTAACTGCTGACTTTCTTTACGAAGAGGTTCATCCAAAACAACACGCTCACAAACAAAGTTTTGCTAAACCGAAAGGCCCTGCGGGGAAGAGGGGAATACGAAGGCTGATTCGAGGTCCGGCAGAGACTGAGACACCCAGTGATTAG
- the TWF1 gene encoding twinfilin-1 isoform X2: MLYAATRATLKKEFGGGHIKDEVFGTVQDDVSLNGYKKYLVSQSSPAPLTAAEEELRQIKINEVQTDVGVDTKHQTLQGVAFPIAKEAVQALEKLKNKKLNYVQLQIDMKNETIILANTLHTELKDLPKRIPKDAARYHFFLYKHAHEGDYLESIVFIYSMPGYTCSIRERMLYSSCKSPLLEIVEGQLWMQIIRKIEIDNGDELTADFLYEEVHPKQHAHKQSFAKPKGPAGKRGIRRLIRGPAETETPSD; the protein is encoded by the exons ATGTTGTATGCAGCAACCAGAGCAACACTTAAGAAAGAATTTGGAGGTGGTCATATTAAGGATGAAGTATTTGGAACGGTGCag GATGATGTTTCGCTGAATggatataaaaaatatttggtatCACAGTCCTCCCCTGCGCCTCTGactgcagcagaagaggaacTTCGACAAATTAAGATTAATGAG GTGCAGACGGACGTTGGTGTAGATACCAAGCATCAAACATTGCAAGGAGTAGCATTCCCTATTGCTAAAGAAGCTGTTCAGGCTTTggagaaattgaaaaataagaaactgaATTATGTACAACTG CAAATtgatatgaaaaatgaaactattaTTTTGGCCAACACACTTCATACTGAACTTAAGGACTTGCCAAAAAGAATTCCAAAGGATGCTGCGCGCTACCACTTTTTCCTGTACAAGCATGCCCATGAAGGAGACTATCTGGAATCCATAG ttttcaTCTACTCTATGCCAGGGTATACCTGCAGTATACGAGAACGAATGCTATACTCTAGTTGCAAAAGTCCACTGTTAGAAATTGTGGAAGGACAGTTGTGGATGCAGATAATTAGAAAG attgAAATAGATAATGGTGATGAGTTAACTGCTGACTTTCTTTACGAAGAGGTTCATCCAAAACAACACGCTCACAAACAAAGTTTTGCTAAACCGAAAGGCCCTGCGGGGAAGAGGGGAATACGAAGGCTGATTCGAGGTCCGGCAGAGACTGAGACACCCAGTGATTAG
- the PUS7L gene encoding pseudouridylate synthase PUS7L isoform X3, translating to MLPSFSYVTDHPGFRGTIKNSPSDFIVTEIEMPERLLSDARAESLQKTSEAPLEQSNPCLQQPKKLRKEPPGPFAKGCHGGAPSPSECDPRRAGGRCSASPNKNQPEAEPGMKPGLEEASRLESLLGKPMSELLNKFACDLKDAWGLENNADAGAREISLGQVLDKKNRADLHSAVRQKFPFLVTATKDNEMIVKGNADYRELGRLVTEKETSDFFKFLDAKLENSTFSFEPDGNKEHRKVVHHFINRKFGKLLETKSFTVTDANDQPNMSIMVRFREKSCSRKRSAGSFQEKQDLYTDFSYTGIKDKKAITYQPMVVKKVTPERLKEIGSKVGKKGMKIHNIHSVCQHLRLGQLKGNHFDIVVRDLKHHSHDSSADLKGRISEAVESVKTKGFVNYYGPQRFGQGQNVQTDQIGLALLNEKMVKAMKLFFTPEDTDDPVNDAKRYFLQTEDAKGALVMLPEFKVREKMLLRALNRYGVNHEGCTKGWLNIPHSMRIFYVHAYCSKIWNEAASYRLKIYGSKVVEGDLVFSEENDENISLNDKVHVVTAPEESANKYSINQVVLPMVGHSIKYPSNKVGQWYRERLSKDELQMCKFRVSPLQLNIPGCYRPILKNVQNLSYFLEGSEKGIEIEDNHLNESKVSLHISFDLDPSCYATVCLREIMKCDF from the exons ATGCTGCCTTCCTTCAGTTACGTGACTGATCACCCCGGCTTCCGCGGTACTATCAAAAACTCGCCGAGTGACTTCATAGTGACAGAAATCGAGATGCCCGAACGCTTACTTAGTGACGCCCGGGCAGAATCGCTTCAGAAAACCAGCGAAGCACCGCTGGAGCAAAGTAACCCCTGCTTGCAGCAACCCAAAAAGCTGAGAAAGGAGCCTCCCGGCCCCTTCGCCAAGGGCTGTCATGGTGGTGCGCCCAGTCCTTCGGAGTGTGACCCAAGGCGGGCAGGAGGCCGCTGTTCTGCATCCCCTAACAAAAACCAGCCCGAGGCTGAACCTGGCATGAAGCCTGGCCTCGAGGAAGCCAGTAGGTTGGAGTCCTTACTGGGCAAACCCATGAGCGAACTGCTTAATAAATTTGCTTGTGATCTGAAGGATGCGTGGGGCTTGGAAAACAATGCCGATGCTGGCGCTAGGGAGATCTCGCTGGGACAGGTACTTGACAAGAAAAACCGAGCTGATCTACACAGTGCTGTTAGGCAGAAATTCCCCTTTCTAGTCACTGCTACGAAAGACAATGAAATGATTGTAAAAGGAAATGCTGACTACAGAGAACTTGGTCGGTTGGtgactgaaaaggaaacaagtgatttctttaaatttttagaTGCAAAGCTAGAAaattctacattttcttttgagcCTGATGGAAACAAAGAGCACAGAAAAGTAGTTCACCATTTTATTAATAGAAAATTTGGAAAACTTCTAGAAACAAAGTCTTTTACTGTGACAGATGCCAATGATCAGCCAAATATGTCAATAATGGTACGATTTCGAGAAAAAAGTTGTTCCAGAAAAAGGTCTGCTGGTAgcttccaggaaaaacaagatCTTTATACAg ACTTCAGTTACACTGGGATCAAAGATAAGAAGGCTATTACTTACCAGCCTATGGTTGTGAAGAAGGTGACTCCTGAGAG GTTGAAAGAAATTGGAAGCAAAGTGGGAAAAAAGGGCATGAAAATACACAACATACATTCAGTGTGCCAGCACCTGAGACTTGGTCAGCTGAAGGGCAATCACTTTGATATAGTTGTGAGAGATCTCAAACACCACAGTCATGATTCTTCTGCAGATTTGAAAGGGAGGATATCTGAAGCAGTGGAAAGCGTTAAG ACAAAAGGTTTTGTAAATTACTATGGACCTCAGCGATTTGGGCAAGGACAGAATGTTCAGACAGATCAAATAGGATTGGCTTTACTGAatgaaaaaatg GTGAAAGCTATGAAGTTATTCTTCACACCCGAAGATACTGATGACCCTGTAAACGACGCAAAAAGATACTTTCTTCAAACTG AAGATGCAAAGGGTGCGCTTGTGATGCTGCCAGAATTTAAAGTGAGAGAGAAGATGTTGCTACGAGCTTTAAATCGCTATGGTGTAAATCATGAAGGTTGTACCAAAGGATGGCTCAATATTCCTCATTCCATGCGCATATTCTATGTCCATGCTTATTGCAGTAAAATTTGGAATGAAGCAGCATCATATAGGCTGAAGATCTATGGTTCAAAAGTTGTTGAGGGTGATCTtgttttctcagaagaaaatgatGAAAACATTTCCCTGAATGACAAG GTTCATGTAGTCACTGCTCCAGAAGAGTCAGCTAACAAATACTCTATAAACCAA gttGTTCTTCCAATGGTGGGACATAGTATCAAGTATCCCAGTAATAAAGTTGGGCAATGGTACCGTGAAAGGCTTTCTAAGGATGAGCTACAGATGTGCAAATTCAGAGTGTCTCCATTACAGCTGAATATACCTGGATGCTACAGacccattttgaaaaatgttcagAATCTATCATATTTTTTGGAAGGTAGTGAAAAAGGAATTGAAATTGAAGACAACCATCTGAATGAATCAAAAGTCTCTCTTCATATATCATTTGATCTTGATCCTTCATGTTATGCAACAGTCTGTCTgagagaaataatgaaatgtgaCTTTTAA
- the PUS7L gene encoding pseudouridylate synthase PUS7L isoform X1 codes for MLPSFSYVTDHPGFRGTIKNSPSDFIVTEIEMPERLLSDARAESLQKTSEAPLEQSNPCLQQPKKLRKEPPGPFAKGCHGGAPSPSECDPRRAGGRCSASPNKNQPEAEPGMKPGLEEASRLESLLGKPMSELLNKFACDLKDAWGLENNADAGAREISLGQVLDKKNRADLHSAVRQKFPFLVTATKDNEMIVKGNADYRELGRLVTEKETSDFFKFLDAKLENSTFSFEPDGNKEHRKVVHHFINRKFGKLLETKSFTVTDANDQPNMSIMVRFREKSCSRKRSAGSFQEKQDLYTAFTLQKENLETLEAIGFLAAELGVLPSDFSYTGIKDKKAITYQPMVVKKVTPERLKEIGSKVGKKGMKIHNIHSVCQHLRLGQLKGNHFDIVVRDLKHHSHDSSADLKGRISEAVESVKTKGFVNYYGPQRFGQGQNVQTDQIGLALLNEKMVKAMKLFFTPEDTDDPVNDAKRYFLQTEDAKGALVMLPEFKVREKMLLRALNRYGVNHEGCTKGWLNIPHSMRIFYVHAYCSKIWNEAASYRLKIYGSKVVEGDLVFSEENDENISLNDKVHVVTAPEESANKYSINQVVLPMVGHSIKYPSNKVGQWYRERLSKDELQMCKFRVSPLQLNIPGCYRPILKNVQNLSYFLEGSEKGIEIEDNHLNESKVSLHISFDLDPSCYATVCLREIMKCDF; via the exons ATGCTGCCTTCCTTCAGTTACGTGACTGATCACCCCGGCTTCCGCGGTACTATCAAAAACTCGCCGAGTGACTTCATAGTGACAGAAATCGAGATGCCCGAACGCTTACTTAGTGACGCCCGGGCAGAATCGCTTCAGAAAACCAGCGAAGCACCGCTGGAGCAAAGTAACCCCTGCTTGCAGCAACCCAAAAAGCTGAGAAAGGAGCCTCCCGGCCCCTTCGCCAAGGGCTGTCATGGTGGTGCGCCCAGTCCTTCGGAGTGTGACCCAAGGCGGGCAGGAGGCCGCTGTTCTGCATCCCCTAACAAAAACCAGCCCGAGGCTGAACCTGGCATGAAGCCTGGCCTCGAGGAAGCCAGTAGGTTGGAGTCCTTACTGGGCAAACCCATGAGCGAACTGCTTAATAAATTTGCTTGTGATCTGAAGGATGCGTGGGGCTTGGAAAACAATGCCGATGCTGGCGCTAGGGAGATCTCGCTGGGACAGGTACTTGACAAGAAAAACCGAGCTGATCTACACAGTGCTGTTAGGCAGAAATTCCCCTTTCTAGTCACTGCTACGAAAGACAATGAAATGATTGTAAAAGGAAATGCTGACTACAGAGAACTTGGTCGGTTGGtgactgaaaaggaaacaagtgatttctttaaatttttagaTGCAAAGCTAGAAaattctacattttcttttgagcCTGATGGAAACAAAGAGCACAGAAAAGTAGTTCACCATTTTATTAATAGAAAATTTGGAAAACTTCTAGAAACAAAGTCTTTTACTGTGACAGATGCCAATGATCAGCCAAATATGTCAATAATGGTACGATTTCGAGAAAAAAGTTGTTCCAGAAAAAGGTCTGCTGGTAgcttccaggaaaaacaagatCTTTATACAg CTTTCacccttcagaaagaaaatctagaAACACTAGAAGCAATTGGCTTCTTGGCTGCTGAACTTGGTGTTCTTCCTTCAGACTTCAGTTACACTGGGATCAAAGATAAGAAGGCTATTACTTACCAGCCTATGGTTGTGAAGAAGGTGACTCCTGAGAG GTTGAAAGAAATTGGAAGCAAAGTGGGAAAAAAGGGCATGAAAATACACAACATACATTCAGTGTGCCAGCACCTGAGACTTGGTCAGCTGAAGGGCAATCACTTTGATATAGTTGTGAGAGATCTCAAACACCACAGTCATGATTCTTCTGCAGATTTGAAAGGGAGGATATCTGAAGCAGTGGAAAGCGTTAAG ACAAAAGGTTTTGTAAATTACTATGGACCTCAGCGATTTGGGCAAGGACAGAATGTTCAGACAGATCAAATAGGATTGGCTTTACTGAatgaaaaaatg GTGAAAGCTATGAAGTTATTCTTCACACCCGAAGATACTGATGACCCTGTAAACGACGCAAAAAGATACTTTCTTCAAACTG AAGATGCAAAGGGTGCGCTTGTGATGCTGCCAGAATTTAAAGTGAGAGAGAAGATGTTGCTACGAGCTTTAAATCGCTATGGTGTAAATCATGAAGGTTGTACCAAAGGATGGCTCAATATTCCTCATTCCATGCGCATATTCTATGTCCATGCTTATTGCAGTAAAATTTGGAATGAAGCAGCATCATATAGGCTGAAGATCTATGGTTCAAAAGTTGTTGAGGGTGATCTtgttttctcagaagaaaatgatGAAAACATTTCCCTGAATGACAAG GTTCATGTAGTCACTGCTCCAGAAGAGTCAGCTAACAAATACTCTATAAACCAA gttGTTCTTCCAATGGTGGGACATAGTATCAAGTATCCCAGTAATAAAGTTGGGCAATGGTACCGTGAAAGGCTTTCTAAGGATGAGCTACAGATGTGCAAATTCAGAGTGTCTCCATTACAGCTGAATATACCTGGATGCTACAGacccattttgaaaaatgttcagAATCTATCATATTTTTTGGAAGGTAGTGAAAAAGGAATTGAAATTGAAGACAACCATCTGAATGAATCAAAAGTCTCTCTTCATATATCATTTGATCTTGATCCTTCATGTTATGCAACAGTCTGTCTgagagaaataatgaaatgtgaCTTTTAA